The Halogeometricum rufum genome has a segment encoding these proteins:
- a CDS encoding 50S ribosomal protein L1: MADTIVDAVSRALDEAPERNFRETVDLAINLRDLDLNDPSKRVDESIVLPEGTGQETKIVVFATGETALQAEEVADQVMDGNDLEDLGDDTDAAKDLADETDFFVADADMMQDIGRYLGTVLGPRGKMPTPLQPDDDVVEVVNRMKNTVQLRSRDRRTFHTRVGAEDMPADEIAENIDVIVRRLEATLEKGPLNIDGIYVKTTMGPSVEVRA, encoded by the coding sequence ATGGCAGATACGATAGTTGACGCAGTCTCTCGCGCACTTGACGAGGCTCCCGAGCGGAACTTCCGCGAAACGGTAGACCTCGCTATCAACCTGCGCGACCTCGACCTAAACGACCCGTCGAAGCGTGTCGACGAGAGCATCGTGCTCCCCGAAGGCACCGGACAGGAGACGAAGATCGTCGTCTTCGCGACCGGCGAAACCGCACTCCAAGCCGAGGAGGTTGCCGACCAGGTGATGGACGGTAACGACCTCGAAGACCTTGGAGACGATACGGACGCCGCCAAAGACCTCGCGGACGAGACGGACTTCTTCGTGGCAGATGCCGATATGATGCAAGATATCGGCCGTTACCTCGGGACCGTTCTCGGTCCCCGAGGGAAGATGCCGACGCCGCTCCAACCGGACGACGACGTGGTCGAAGTTGTGAATCGGATGAAGAACACGGTCCAACTCCGCAGTCGTGACCGCCGCACGTTCCACACCCGCGTGGGTGCAGAGGACATGCCGGCCGACGAAATCGCGGAGAACATCGACGTCATCGTTCGTCGTCTCGAGGCCACTCTCGAGAAGGGTCCCCTCAACATCGACGGGATCTACGTGAAGACGACGATGGGTCCGTCGGTGGAGGTACGCGCATGA
- a CDS encoding 50S ribosomal protein L10, whose translation MSESESVRKTETIPEWKRIEVGELTDFLEEYQSVGVVSVTGIPSRQLQSMRRDLHGSAELRMSRNTLVTRALEDVNDGLEQLTEFVYGQVALVGTNDNPFGLYKQLEASKTPAPINAGEVAPNDIVIPEGDTGVDPGPFVGELQQVGAAARIMEGSIKVTEDSQVLDEGEVVSEELANVLNELGIEPKEVGLDLRGVYSEGVLFEPEELAIDVDEYRADIQSAAAGARNLSINAGYPTAQTAPTILAKAAGEAKALGLFAAIEDPELMPDLVAKADAQLRSLAAQIDDEEALPEELRGVEAPAAEPADEADEDESTDEEDTEAEADDTDDDDEDDGDGADGLGAMFG comes from the coding sequence ATGAGCGAGAGCGAGTCCGTCCGCAAGACAGAGACCATCCCCGAGTGGAAACGCATCGAAGTCGGTGAACTCACCGACTTCCTCGAAGAGTACCAGTCCGTCGGCGTCGTGAGCGTCACCGGAATCCCGAGCCGCCAGCTGCAGAGCATGCGGCGGGACCTCCACGGCAGCGCGGAACTTCGGATGAGCCGTAACACGCTCGTCACCCGCGCGCTGGAGGACGTGAACGACGGCCTCGAACAGCTGACCGAGTTCGTCTACGGACAGGTCGCTCTCGTGGGCACGAACGACAACCCGTTCGGCCTCTACAAACAGCTCGAAGCGTCGAAGACGCCTGCACCCATCAACGCGGGCGAAGTCGCCCCGAACGACATCGTCATCCCCGAGGGTGACACCGGTGTCGACCCGGGTCCCTTCGTCGGTGAACTCCAGCAGGTCGGTGCGGCCGCCCGCATCATGGAGGGCTCCATCAAGGTCACCGAGGACTCGCAAGTCCTCGACGAGGGTGAAGTCGTCTCCGAGGAACTCGCCAACGTCCTGAACGAGCTCGGCATCGAACCCAAGGAGGTCGGTCTCGACCTCCGCGGCGTCTACTCCGAAGGCGTCCTGTTCGAGCCCGAGGAACTCGCCATCGACGTGGACGAGTACCGCGCGGACATCCAGTCCGCCGCGGCCGGCGCCCGCAACCTCTCGATCAACGCGGGCTACCCCACGGCGCAGACCGCGCCCACGATACTCGCGAAGGCCGCCGGCGAGGCGAAGGCCCTCGGCCTGTTCGCCGCCATCGAGGACCCCGAGCTCATGCCGGACCTCGTCGCCAAGGCCGACGCGCAGCTTCGCTCGCTGGCGGCGCAGATCGACGACGAGGAGGCCCTGCCGGAGGAACTCCGCGGCGTCGAGGCGCCCGCAGCCGAGCCCGCCGACGAGGCGGACGAAGACGAATCGACTGACGAAGAAGACACTGAAGCCGAAGCCGACGACACCGACGACGACGACGAAGACGACGGAGACGGTGCCGACGGGCTCGGCGCGATGTTCGGATAA
- a CDS encoding MBL fold metallo-hydrolase, whose translation MRVTFLGTGSAMPLPDRMQTGLLVESDDRSLLVDCGSGVLNRLANTDVGYEGVGTVLLTHHHLDHVSDLLALLKARWLAGETHLEVVGPTGTKRLLDGLLDVHDYLQGRVDLQVREVTAGSFEVAGFEVEARETRHSTDCLAYRFAGDGGSDDGTGDDDGGTDGEERAAAERRDFVFSGDTEAFEGLANFADGAAVLAHDCSFPDEVDVSNHPTPSQLGAALAGHDVGRVYLTHLYPHTEGKHEEMLASVGNRYDGDVRFARDGLRVDI comes from the coding sequence ATGCGCGTCACGTTTCTCGGCACCGGAAGCGCGATGCCGCTTCCCGACCGGATGCAGACGGGACTCCTCGTCGAGTCCGACGACCGGTCACTCCTCGTCGACTGCGGAAGCGGCGTCCTCAACCGCCTCGCGAACACCGACGTCGGCTACGAAGGCGTCGGTACCGTCCTCCTCACCCACCACCACCTCGACCACGTCTCCGACCTCCTCGCCCTCCTGAAGGCGCGGTGGTTGGCCGGCGAGACGCACCTCGAAGTCGTCGGTCCGACCGGGACCAAGCGACTCCTCGACGGCCTCCTCGACGTGCACGACTACCTGCAGGGACGCGTGGACCTGCAGGTCCGCGAAGTCACCGCCGGGTCCTTCGAAGTCGCCGGCTTCGAAGTCGAGGCGCGGGAGACGAGACACTCCACGGACTGCCTCGCTTATCGGTTCGCGGGCGACGGTGGGAGCGACGACGGGACGGGAGACGACGACGGTGGCACCGACGGCGAGGAACGCGCGGCCGCCGAGCGACGCGACTTCGTCTTCTCGGGCGACACGGAGGCGTTCGAGGGCCTCGCGAACTTCGCCGACGGCGCGGCCGTCCTCGCGCACGACTGCTCGTTCCCCGACGAGGTGGACGTGTCGAACCACCCGACTCCGTCGCAGTTGGGCGCGGCACTCGCCGGACACGACGTGGGCCGCGTCTACCTCACGCACCTGTACCCGCACACCGAGGGGAAACACGAGGAGATGCTGGCGTCGGTGGGCAACCGGTACGACGGCGACGTGCGGTTCGCCCGCGACGGCCTCCGCGTCGACATCTGA
- a CDS encoding M20/M25/M40 family metallo-hydrolase gives MDDDRLTFLTDLLTTPSPAGFEADGQRVWVSYVETFADDVRVDSYGNAVAVHEGSADGPEIAFAGHADEIGYIVRDVTEDGFLRIAPIGGADRTVSKGQHVTVHGDGGDVPGVVGQTAIHLRDVGEEEYDDLEEQFVDVGAESAAEASELVEIGDPITVETRVRDLHGSRMAARGMDNRVGTWAAAEALRRAVEADADATVYAVSTVQEELGVQGAKMVGYDLHPDAAVAIDVTHATDNPDVAGKRTGPVELGAGPVVTRGSANHPDVVALARDAADAADLDVQLQAAGIRTGTDADAFYTSRNGVPSLNVGIPNRYMHTPVEVVDTGDLDGVATLLGAMAERAADAAPFGVDL, from the coding sequence ATGGACGACGACCGACTGACGTTCCTGACCGACCTGTTGACGACGCCCAGTCCCGCCGGGTTCGAGGCCGACGGCCAACGGGTGTGGGTCTCGTACGTCGAGACGTTCGCCGACGACGTGCGCGTGGACTCGTACGGCAACGCCGTGGCGGTCCACGAGGGGAGCGCCGACGGCCCCGAAATCGCCTTCGCGGGCCACGCAGACGAGATAGGATACATCGTCCGCGACGTGACCGAGGACGGCTTCCTCCGCATCGCGCCCATCGGCGGCGCCGACCGCACCGTCTCGAAGGGCCAACACGTCACGGTTCACGGCGACGGCGGCGACGTGCCGGGCGTCGTCGGGCAGACGGCCATCCACCTGCGCGACGTGGGCGAGGAGGAGTACGACGACCTGGAGGAGCAGTTCGTGGACGTGGGCGCCGAGAGCGCCGCGGAGGCGTCGGAACTCGTGGAGATCGGCGACCCCATCACCGTCGAGACGCGCGTCCGGGACCTGCACGGGTCGCGGATGGCCGCCCGCGGGATGGACAACCGCGTCGGCACGTGGGCCGCCGCCGAAGCCCTCAGACGCGCCGTCGAGGCGGACGCGGACGCGACGGTGTACGCCGTGAGCACGGTGCAGGAGGAACTCGGCGTACAGGGCGCGAAGATGGTCGGCTACGACCTCCACCCGGACGCCGCCGTCGCCATCGACGTGACGCACGCGACGGACAACCCCGACGTGGCGGGCAAGCGGACGGGCCCGGTCGAACTCGGCGCGGGGCCCGTCGTCACCCGCGGGAGCGCGAACCACCCGGACGTGGTCGCACTCGCGCGCGACGCCGCCGACGCCGCGGACCTGGACGTGCAGTTGCAGGCCGCGGGGATTCGCACCGGCACCGACGCCGACGCGTTCTACACCTCCCGGAACGGCGTTCCGTCGCTGAACGTCGGCATCCCGAACCGGTACATGCACACGCCGGTCGAAGTGGTCGACACCGGGGACCTCGACGGGGTGGCGACGCTCCTCGGGGCGATGGCCGAACGCGCCGCCGACGCCGCGCCGTTCGGCGTCGACCTCTGA
- the mvk gene encoding mevalonate kinase: MTVSSAPGKVYLFGEHAVVYGEPAVPCAIERRATVSVEVRDDSRVRVTAPDLSLDGFTVEYGGDGDGRPDVNVAKGLVEAGIAYVDAAVEQARDAADAPDAGFDVTVESAIPLGAGLGSSAAVVVAGIDAATRELGHPLSPEELAERAYRAEYDVQDGQASRADTFCCAVGGAVRVEGDDCRRIDAPNLPFVVGFDGGAGDTGKLVAGVRELREEYGFAADTVESIGDLVRHGESVLADADPAAEPTDELLAELGRLMDFDHGLLEALGVSSRTLDNMVWAAREAGAHGAKLTGAGGGGCIVALDETPETETALRYTAECQDVFRAELAPDGVRVEEE, encoded by the coding sequence ATGACCGTCTCCAGCGCTCCCGGGAAGGTCTACCTGTTCGGGGAGCACGCAGTCGTCTACGGCGAACCGGCGGTGCCCTGCGCCATCGAACGCCGGGCGACAGTCTCCGTCGAAGTGCGCGACGACTCGCGGGTCCGCGTCACCGCGCCCGACCTGAGCCTCGACGGCTTCACCGTCGAGTACGGCGGCGACGGCGACGGACGACCGGACGTGAACGTGGCGAAGGGACTCGTCGAGGCCGGCATCGCCTACGTCGACGCGGCCGTCGAACAGGCCCGCGACGCGGCCGACGCCCCGGACGCCGGGTTCGACGTCACCGTCGAGAGCGCCATCCCCCTCGGCGCCGGCCTCGGGTCGTCGGCGGCCGTCGTCGTCGCCGGCATCGACGCCGCGACGCGCGAACTCGGCCACCCGCTCTCCCCCGAGGAACTCGCCGAACGCGCCTACCGCGCGGAGTACGACGTGCAGGACGGACAGGCCTCCCGCGCGGACACGTTCTGCTGTGCGGTCGGCGGCGCGGTCCGCGTCGAGGGCGACGACTGTCGCCGCATCGACGCGCCGAACCTCCCGTTCGTCGTCGGCTTCGACGGCGGCGCTGGCGACACGGGAAAACTCGTCGCGGGCGTCCGCGAACTCCGCGAGGAGTACGGCTTCGCCGCCGACACCGTCGAGAGCATCGGCGACCTGGTCCGCCACGGCGAGTCCGTCCTCGCGGACGCCGACCCCGCGGCGGAACCGACCGACGAACTGCTCGCGGAACTCGGCCGCCTGATGGACTTCGACCACGGCCTCCTCGAAGCGCTCGGCGTCTCCTCGCGCACGCTGGACAACATGGTGTGGGCCGCCCGCGAGGCCGGCGCGCACGGCGCGAAACTCACCGGCGCGGGCGGCGGCGGTTGTATCGTCGCCCTGGACGAGACGCCGGAGACGGAGACGGCTCTGCGCTACACCGCCGAATGTCAGGACGTGTTCCGCGCGGAACTCGCCCCGGACGGCGTCCGGGTGGAGGAGGAATGA
- a CDS encoding 50S ribosomal protein L11, producing MAGTIEVLVPGGEANPGPPLGPELGPTPVNVQDVVQEINEQTAAFDGMEVPVTVEYDDDGSFTIEVGVPPTAELIKDEAGFETGSGEPQENFVADLSVDQVKKIAEQKSSDLLSYDTKNAAKEVVGTCTSLGVTIEGNNPREFKKRIDDGEYDDQLAA from the coding sequence ATGGCTGGAACTATCGAAGTGCTCGTTCCCGGCGGGGAGGCCAACCCCGGTCCGCCGCTCGGACCGGAACTCGGCCCGACGCCCGTGAACGTGCAGGACGTCGTGCAGGAGATAAACGAGCAGACCGCCGCGTTCGACGGCATGGAAGTGCCCGTGACGGTCGAGTACGACGACGACGGCTCGTTCACCATCGAGGTCGGCGTCCCGCCGACGGCCGAACTCATCAAGGACGAGGCCGGGTTCGAGACCGGGTCCGGCGAACCGCAGGAGAACTTCGTCGCCGACCTGAGCGTCGACCAGGTGAAGAAGATCGCCGAGCAGAAGTCCTCGGACCTCCTCTCGTACGACACGAAGAACGCCGCGAAGGAGGTCGTCGGAACCTGCACCTCTCTCGGCGTCACCATCGAGGGGAACAACCCCCGCGAGTTCAAGAAGCGCATCGACGACGGCGAGTACGACGACCAGCTCGCCGCGTAG
- a CDS encoding isopentenyl phosphate kinase: MTTVLKLGGSVVTDKSTPETVDEDRLDAAVAAIANAAAEGRAAAGGARAGGGPSLVVVHGGGSFGHHNAEKHGVSDTAGTRDAGAVFEIHDAMRRLNDAVVTRLQDAGVPALPVHPLSAAARDADDGLSLPLDSTATMLSEGFVPVLHGDVVVHADAGATIVSGDELVTTLARGLDADRVGLCSTVPGVLDADDEVIPEITAFEDVAAVLGGSETTDVTGGMAAKVRALLELGAPAHVFGPDALDAFLAGDDAGTVIRG; encoded by the coding sequence ATGACGACCGTCCTCAAACTGGGCGGCAGCGTCGTGACGGACAAGTCCACGCCGGAGACGGTGGACGAGGACCGACTCGACGCCGCCGTCGCGGCGATTGCGAACGCCGCCGCGGAGGGACGCGCCGCGGCCGGCGGGGCGCGGGCCGGCGGTGGCCCCAGTCTCGTCGTCGTCCACGGCGGCGGCAGTTTCGGCCACCACAACGCCGAGAAGCACGGCGTCAGCGACACCGCCGGCACGCGCGACGCCGGCGCAGTCTTCGAGATTCACGACGCGATGCGTCGCCTGAACGACGCCGTCGTGACCCGACTGCAGGACGCCGGCGTCCCCGCTCTCCCGGTCCATCCCCTCTCTGCGGCCGCCAGAGACGCCGACGACGGGCTCTCGTTGCCCCTCGACTCGACGGCGACGATGCTGTCGGAGGGGTTCGTCCCGGTCCTCCACGGCGACGTCGTCGTCCACGCCGACGCCGGCGCGACCATCGTCAGCGGCGACGAACTCGTCACGACGCTGGCGCGCGGACTCGACGCCGACCGGGTCGGCCTCTGTTCGACCGTCCCCGGCGTCCTCGACGCCGACGACGAGGTGATTCCGGAGATTACCGCGTTCGAGGACGTGGCCGCGGTGCTGGGCGGGAGCGAGACGACGGACGTGACCGGCGGGATGGCCGCGAAGGTGCGCGCCCTCCTCGAACTCGGCGCGCCCGCGCACGTGTTCGGTCCCGACGCTCTCGACGCCTTCCTCGCCGGCGACGACGCCGGCACCGTGATTCGGGGCTGA